The DNA region ACAAGCGGTTTTCTTTCGAAGACCCCAAACCGTCCTCTAGCAACCTTGGAGTCACGGCGCTATCCGCGCAGGAATGGTTAGATGCACTAGACCGTGCAAAGGAGATGGCTTTGACTCAGCACAACAATGGTGCATACTCGGGCGATGAAACGTTCCGTGATCTTTCATCGGGCATGTCCAGCCATTCGAACACCCTCGACCGCAGTTCCGAAATTCACGCGGAAGCCGCACCACCACCTGGACGAGCAACTCTAATCAAAAACCAAGCCACAGATTCAGAATCAGTCAAGGGAAGGAAGAGATTTAGTCGGCGTCATTCCAAAAACGGTCTCGCGGCCGTTTTCTAGATCAACCGCCTTCCCCATTCCCCCCTCTGTGACCTAGGTCTGAAGATGATTTCTGGGCTGTACTCTTTTTCTGGTTTGGTTTTGTCTCTGATCTTCTTTCAAAGGTTGTCTTTGGGTCAGAACAGCCGTTGTGCCGGAACACATCTTCGATTCTGTCTATGGACGCCTTGGCTATTCATCTCTTTGCTTCTCACTCTTGTTCTCTCACCTCTATCGACATTCTTGATGGATCTGCCTTGAAATGACGCCCTCTCACGCATCCTACATTGGCAGATATCTTTTGGGTTGTTATACCCGTTGGATTTTGGCTGTGACCCTTAGCCGATTGTTCtctcatttttttttttttttgcatttGTAAGAATTGTTTTCTTTATGGCATGTTTGAATTCTCGTCTTTGCTTCTTGCATTTCGCAATGATGAGCGTGTGTTTTTGCATTTAGATTGGTTGGAAGGAGCATGCATTGTCCttcgtcttttctttttacacatctcttttctcctctttccccctttcctttgtcttttttcttcttttacCTTCCTCCCACTCGGCTGGTATATACATCTTGGTTGAAATCATGGCAAGAGCACAGTTTGACTCTATTTGGCATGTCTTGGTCAACCTTGTCTTCATCATTTTCTTGAGCGGTTTTGGAAGTTAATTTGATTCCCTTTTTCATTTTCCTTCTCCTcgtttcttcctctcttttgtctttctcttctctgcTCAATTGCTTGATACACAATTATGTTCTTGTCATATAGTTTTTTCCTTTGCTTCAATGCCACTCCATACAACCAAGTCATTTCCCAGAATGTATCATTTTTCCTTGGATATCCTGGCTGGGTCGTTTGCTTATATTTCTATTCCCCTCTTTTGTCGAAAGCTTTATTATATTGCTTCTCTTCTGTTATTTAACTTGTTAGGGATTGGAAGTTGGATTAAGCCTTTGGATTACAGGTACAGAATTTGTTGGATAGATTCAGGATCAatcagattgatattgaggTCATTCGTTTTCTTGTTCCAGTTGTAGATTAGTGTACATACTCTATGTACATACATTCCATTAAGCGTGTATTTAACTTCTATCTAATTATTATTCTCCTAGTACAAAAgcagagagagaggatagAGAGAGTAGAGTATAAAAAGCACCATTAAATAAACAACCAATCAATCCGTGACTCATCAAGTTCTTGAATCCAATCGAAATCATCATTATCGTAATCATCGCCATCAGAAGCACTCGCCTGTTCCCTCCTGAGATCCTGTTTCCGCCACATAAGACTCAATACCCACGCCGCATTCCGCACATTCACAGTCGCAATCGCATAATACAGCGCCGACAACCTATCTAGAATAAACGGCCTATGGCTTGGATCCCGACACTCCGCACCCGCGATGAACGTAGGCCAGATAAGGCACTTGAAGTGCGGGTCCTGCGGCGGGATCACGGCGAGTTGGTCGATGAGGATGTGTGCGACGGCTGTGTGGTCGTGCGGGAGGCCGAACCATTCGTCTGTGTTTGTGGGGGGGAAGGAGGAGCCAGTGCGCGGGCGGGAGAGGACGCGGCTTGTGTAGAGGTAAACGGCTGCTTTGTAGGTTGTTGCGAGGGCGATGCGCATTGTTAGGTCTGGGAGGTAGAGGTAGGATTGCAGGTCGATAGCCCAGGCGATGGGGTCGAAAGCTTGGATGTGCTTTAGGAGGGCTTGGGGGGATTGCAGGGGTTTCGAGTTCGaggggaggaaggaggaggagaagagcatTGTTGGTTGCTGTTCTTGGTCTTGCTGTTCGTGGGTGGTGGTGTCCGCGTGGCAGAAGCGGGCGtggacgaagaagatgacTTCGAGGAGGTAGGCGGGGCAGCCGACCCAGGAGGTCTTTTCGAGGCGGCGGAGGGCTGTTGGGCCCATGGAGGGGGAGTAGAAAGGTTTGGAAAGGACGCCCGGTCGGGCGAGTGTTGAGCCCATGAGTTCGATGATGAGGCACCCGTCGACAGTCAATGTGTCCAGCCAGCCGAGGATCTCTTGGGAACGGCTGGCGTCGAACCCATGCTGACGACTGTTTAGCAAGTTCTTTGCTCCTTCCAAGTGGTATTTCCATGCTTCGTCACCGGATTCAATGGCATCCATGAGTGCGAGGACCATTATGGCTGCCGCTGTCTTATCGTCGTTCCGTTTGACCGGATCGCAGATGTCTTGGGACAGCTGACGGAGGGCACGCTGTTTGAGTCCCAAGAAATGCTCGTATACTTTTGAGGACGGACGACGGGACATGGAACTTGTCACCTCCCTTTCCACTTCCTTGGGAGTCAAGAGTGTCCCATTGGCAGTCGGCTCGCCCGTGGACCACGGCATTGGCGAGAAATCACCATCTGCCAGAAGCGCATAATGCAAGGCCCCCGTAGCAGAAAGAGCGTTGGCAAGAAGGGGAGATTCTCCGACTAGGGAGATAAGATCACGGTATGGATTCTGAGTGTTTGAATAGAGAACAAGATCGCCTGCTGTTTTCTTGTTGACTATATAATTACGTGTCAGCACGTTCCCAAAAAACAGAATTGAATAGCAAAGTGGCATACAATGATATATGTAGAATCTCGCCAACCCATTGATATCTTTGAGAATAGGGTCGACCAAGCCCGGCAAAATATGGGTACCATCTGTAGTAGAGGTGTTCCGGGATGCGGAAACCTGACAATTATTCTTTCCCCGCTGCTGAGCAGCCCCAGAAGAACCTAAAGGCAATATATCTGAACCATTAGGGACGGCGATTTGATTTGATGTATTGGGGACAGACTGGTTGAGGACTTCGACTGTAGACGGAGGATTCGTGTTCTCGGTTGGTGCTGGTACTGATAATTCATGGGATTCCCCAACGCGACGGGGACTCTTCTTTGTAACCTCTTCAAAACTGCGGCCCATCATCTTTCCACGACTAGCCACACCTCCCTTAACCCAAACGAGAGGCTTCTGATATCCCAAGCATTCCTTTCCGGCATCTCGACACTTTTGACAGGTGGGCTGGGCATTGTCGCAAATGATGCGCCGACGGCGACAAGTATAGCAACCTCTTGCAACCATGACTTTGACGGGATTCTCTGCGGTCTGCTGATAAGTCTTGTAAATCCGTAAACCGGGTCAGCAGAGAATCGTGTATTTCGAGTTGACGGCCATACTCGACGACAGTCAAGCGTAATCGGGTGGCGGTAGAGCCTGATAGTACTGCGACAACATCTCTGAATATAGCCAACGGTGATGGAATAGAAAACGATAATCTCCTAGAGCAAAGGAGAGAACGATCATGAGCAAAAGCCAAGTTCGCTATAAAGAGAGGATGGTGTCAAAGAAATTGACTCGAAGACCTCGAAAAGAACAGCGGGGCCATCTGCTGAGTCATCACTGGTAAGGCTAACTAACTACTGTAACTACCAGATTGGTTAACGATTTTAGACTGTCTGGCTCATAGCTTATTTTGACCAGCTTATTGTAAGTTATCTTGAAGATTGTGCAATTGGTGAGTATATACTGTTTTCGGGCTATCGTATAGTGCAAATGACGCGGATGAAATGTACACAGCAGATAACACAATCAGAGTCTCCATAGTCCTTTTGACAACCCAAGCTTCTG from Aspergillus chevalieri M1 DNA, chromosome 2, nearly complete sequence includes:
- a CDS encoding Zn(II)2Cys6 transcription factor (COG:S;~EggNog:ENOG410PQHU;~InterPro:IPR036864,IPR021858,IPR001138;~PFAM:PF00172,PF11951;~TransMembrane:1 (o561-582i);~go_function: GO:0000981 - DNA-binding transcription factor activity, RNA polymerase II-specific [Evidence IEA];~go_function: GO:0008270 - zinc ion binding [Evidence IEA];~go_process: GO:0006355 - regulation of transcription, DNA-templated [Evidence IEA]), whose product is MVARGCYTCRRRRIICDNAQPTCQKCRDAGKECLGYQKPLVWVKGGVASRGKMMGRSFEEVTKKSPRRVGESHELSVPAPTENTNPPSTVEVLNQSVPNTSNQIAVPNGSDILPLGSSGAAQQRGKNNCQVSASRNTSTTDGTHILPGLVDPILKDINGLARFYIYHFNKKTAGDLVLYSNTQNPYRDLISLVGESPLLANALSATGALHYALLADGDFSPMPWSTGEPTANGTLLTPKEVEREVTSSMSRRPSSKVYEHFLGLKQRALRQLSQDICDPVKRNDDKTAAAIMVLALMDAIESGDEAWKYHLEGAKNLLNSRQHGFDASRSQEILGWLDTLTVDGCLIIELMGSTLARPGVLSKPFYSPSMGPTALRRLEKTSWVGCPAYLLEVIFFVHARFCHADTTTHEQQDQEQQPTMLFSSSFLPSNSKPLQSPQALLKHIQAFDPIAWAIDLQSYLYLPDLTMRIALATTYKAAVYLYTSRVLSRPRTGSSFPPTNTDEWFGLPHDHTAVAHILIDQLAVIPPQDPHFKCLIWPTFIAGAECRDPSHRPFILDRLSALYYAIATVNVRNAAWVLSLMWRKQDLRREQASASDGDDYDNDDFDWIQELDESRIDWLFI